One window of Streptomyces sp. FIT100 genomic DNA carries:
- a CDS encoding HPr family phosphocarrier protein has translation MAERRVNVGWAEGLHARPASIFVRAATASGVPVTIAKADGTPVNAASMLAVLGLGAEGGEEIVLASDADGAEAALDRLAKLVAEGLEELPETV, from the coding sequence ATGGCTGAGCGCCGCGTCAATGTCGGCTGGGCCGAGGGCCTCCACGCCCGCCCCGCCTCCATCTTCGTCCGTGCCGCCACGGCCTCCGGCGTTCCCGTCACGATCGCCAAGGCCGACGGCACCCCGGTGAACGCCGCCTCGATGCTCGCGGTGCTCGGCCTCGGCGCGGAGGGCGGCGAGGAGATCGTCCTCGCCTCGGACGCGGACGGCGCCGAAGCCGCTCTCGACCGTCTGGCGAAGCTGGTCGCCGAGGGTCTTGAGGAGCTTCCCGAGACCGTCTGA
- a CDS encoding GntR family transcriptional regulator, whose translation MRIPARSVCTAIRDDIVSGVFERGSRLTEEQLARRYGVSRVPVREALRTLESEGFVTTRRHAGACVAEPTEQEAADLLEIRLLLEPLGAARAAQRRTDAHLKVLRGLVRLGQERARRGQGEDLRSLGGWFHETLAQASGSPGLIALLTQLRHKIAWMYTVEAPAQPVESWGEHGAIVDAVARGDVERARALTTLHAERTTAAHRLRIAPQRAVRTSQHAVNTASVRY comes from the coding sequence ATGCGCATTCCTGCGCGCTCGGTATGCACGGCGATCCGCGACGACATCGTCTCCGGCGTCTTCGAGCGCGGCAGCCGGCTCACCGAGGAGCAGCTGGCGCGCCGCTACGGCGTCTCGCGTGTCCCGGTGCGCGAAGCGCTGCGCACCCTGGAGTCGGAGGGGTTCGTCACCACCCGGCGGCATGCCGGCGCGTGTGTGGCCGAGCCCACCGAGCAGGAGGCGGCCGACCTGCTGGAGATCCGGCTGCTGCTGGAGCCCCTCGGCGCCGCACGCGCTGCCCAGCGACGCACGGACGCGCATCTCAAGGTCCTGCGTGGCCTGGTCAGACTGGGTCAGGAGCGGGCCCGGCGCGGCCAGGGCGAGGATCTGCGCTCGCTGGGCGGCTGGTTCCACGAGACGCTCGCGCAGGCGTCCGGCAGCCCAGGACTGATCGCGCTGCTCACCCAGCTCCGCCACAAGATCGCATGGATGTACACCGTCGAGGCGCCCGCCCAGCCGGTCGAGTCCTGGGGCGAGCACGGCGCCATCGTGGACGCGGTCGCGCGGGGCGACGTGGAGCGGGCACGGGCGCTCACCACCCTGCACGCGGAGCGCACGACGGCGGCGCACCGGCTGCGAATTGCGCCGCAGAGGGCCGTGAGGACTTCGCAACATGCCGTAAACACGGCGAGCGTCCGCTATTAA